Proteins encoded by one window of Corynebacterium amycolatum:
- a CDS encoding helix-turn-helix transcriptional regulator, with protein MTVHAVRELDATVSVDELLAVVPYFSQHRSMTEAATELAIPFARIRAIVEQIADIDQPGLLGVRAFEVDYRNSFDVRIRPHATVLSQPRALTAEETATLLLILETIEDSAAATSSEAAQTAATKLRSALGTNVPIIDSTAAEDGKAFAFAEQIYSALHQRKVLKVRYRNASGQVSVRELDCVNVYTVESTTYLRAVDRAQEDSHQKSFRVDRLEAAEVLDIPAAFHRPEPVDIRDPHAFGAETGTSEWASVLIDADATWIADYEPVFFTEDEGEEEDTEPVSDQGLGQSEFAADVPMSDLAATVSFVLRRSPSVKVTEPLKLKNAVVARASEALAEYGRNDKA; from the coding sequence ATGACAGTGCATGCAGTCCGAGAGCTAGACGCGACTGTCAGCGTCGACGAGTTGCTGGCGGTCGTACCGTATTTTTCCCAGCACCGTTCAATGACAGAGGCCGCAACCGAGCTGGCCATCCCTTTTGCCCGAATTCGGGCAATCGTGGAGCAGATTGCCGATATTGACCAGCCGGGACTCCTCGGAGTGCGGGCTTTTGAAGTTGATTACCGCAACAGCTTTGACGTCCGTATTCGCCCTCATGCAACGGTGCTCAGCCAGCCGCGTGCACTCACAGCCGAAGAGACCGCGACCTTGCTCCTCATCCTGGAAACCATCGAGGACTCCGCAGCCGCCACCTCTTCCGAGGCCGCGCAGACGGCCGCGACAAAGCTCCGCAGTGCCCTGGGAACGAACGTTCCCATCATCGATTCGACCGCCGCAGAGGATGGCAAGGCCTTTGCCTTTGCAGAGCAGATTTACTCCGCGCTGCATCAGCGCAAAGTGCTGAAGGTGCGTTACCGGAATGCCTCAGGGCAGGTTTCAGTCCGTGAACTTGACTGTGTCAACGTTTATACAGTTGAGTCCACGACATACCTCCGCGCCGTCGACCGGGCGCAGGAAGACAGCCATCAGAAGAGTTTCCGTGTCGACCGCCTGGAGGCCGCCGAGGTCCTCGACATTCCCGCCGCTTTCCACCGCCCAGAGCCCGTCGATATCCGTGATCCGCACGCCTTTGGTGCGGAAACGGGGACGTCCGAATGGGCGAGTGTGCTTATCGACGCCGATGCTACGTGGATCGCAGACTATGAACCGGTCTTCTTCACCGAAGATGAGGGAGAAGAAGAGGATACCGAACCGGTCTCTGATCAAGGCCTAGGGCAGTCGGAATTTGCCGCTGACGTGCCCATGTCCGACCTGGCAGCAACAGTCTCCTTTGTGCTCCGCCGTTCACCGAGCGTAAAAGTCACTGAGCCCCTAAAATTGAAAAACGCCGTTGTTGCGCGAGCTTCCGAAGCTTTGGCAGAGTATGGTCGAAACGACAAAGCTTAA
- a CDS encoding helix-turn-helix transcriptional regulator, with protein sequence MPVPPVSENPGTAAISENQRQVQLLLALADDTGWVSESWISKHVEGYSRVSEESRARYLRADTAALLAAGVPVEVSSSSTGDKVKRLRLNRLRWPQHDPEFTEAEASVVFQAANAAFGSEELSSTAVAAWRKLASFAQRSAIAKPDESVVVADAVDMSRADFSTLLTAMTSPRRTVEMWYSRQYGVDDELRTLEPWGLINLRGRFYVLGFDPQREAARMFRLSRIRDVSDTGTSATQPMPDGDLQQIAETMLHRGGKTYQAVVRITPNTCADVVMKATALGEGRYELPAAPVSEIVSTGLSYAPDLIVESPEEARSEIIARLEQVLARHGGSNGTKNTLEGNQ encoded by the coding sequence GTGCCTGTCCCACCGGTATCGGAAAACCCCGGAACCGCCGCGATTAGTGAGAACCAACGCCAGGTTCAGCTGCTGTTGGCGCTTGCCGACGACACCGGATGGGTCAGCGAGTCGTGGATCTCCAAACATGTCGAGGGTTACTCCCGTGTTTCCGAGGAATCTCGGGCTCGGTATTTACGTGCGGACACCGCAGCACTCCTGGCAGCTGGGGTCCCGGTGGAGGTTTCGTCGTCAAGCACTGGCGATAAGGTCAAGCGCCTGCGCCTGAACAGGCTGCGGTGGCCCCAGCACGACCCCGAGTTCACTGAAGCGGAGGCTTCGGTGGTGTTCCAGGCGGCGAATGCGGCGTTTGGTTCGGAGGAACTGAGTTCGACGGCTGTGGCGGCGTGGCGGAAGCTCGCGTCCTTTGCGCAGCGCAGTGCCATTGCGAAGCCGGATGAGTCGGTGGTGGTAGCCGATGCGGTGGATATGAGTAGGGCGGATTTCAGCACGCTACTGACCGCAATGACTTCGCCGCGGCGGACGGTAGAGATGTGGTACTCCCGCCAGTACGGCGTGGATGATGAACTGCGCACGCTGGAGCCGTGGGGTTTGATTAACCTGCGCGGACGCTTCTATGTGCTGGGTTTTGATCCGCAGCGTGAGGCGGCGCGTATGTTCCGGCTCAGCCGTATCCGCGATGTGTCGGATACGGGAACGTCGGCGACGCAGCCAATGCCCGATGGTGACTTGCAACAGATTGCGGAAACGATGTTGCACCGCGGTGGGAAGACGTATCAGGCGGTCGTTCGTATTACCCCGAATACCTGCGCTGATGTCGTAATGAAAGCAACAGCGCTGGGGGAGGGCCGCTACGAGCTGCCAGCGGCACCTGTGAGCGAGATTGTGTCCACAGGTTTGAGTTACGCACCGGATTTGATTGTGGAATCACCTGAAGAGGCACGGTCGGAAATTATTGCTCGGTTGGAGCAGGTACTCGCTCGCCATGGCGGATCGAATGGTACGAAGAACACTCTGGAGGGCAACCAATGA
- the dop gene encoding depupylase/deamidase Dop has protein sequence MANSAAKSATNSAANPAQPSRFFGTEIEYGISSPDNPDVSPILTSTQAVLAFAHEQEEGLSGRIRWDYAPESPLRDSRGFDLRRYHQPPIVDPNAVGAANLLVQNGARFYVDHAHPEYSSPETATAREAVIADRAGDKIMLRAAQLAAEATDAEGNPGPVLKLYRNNVDGKGASYGAHENYLFSRETEFDDIVAGLTPFFVTRQVFTGAGRVGLGQIGQESGFQISQRADYIETEVSLETTLNRGIINTRDEPHADSDRFRRLHVIIGDANMSEVATFLKLGTTGLVIDAIEDGVRFDDLQLRNPVEAVHKVSRDLTCTEKLQLADHVTWMSAVEMQYEYLRRVASYDQQGDVVKLWREVLDVLADDPRKAAHLLDWVAKYNLMEGLRTRLGAGWDHPKLALIDIQYSDIDPGRGLYHALVRRGSMRTLVTEEEVDRAVEYAPESTRAYVRGGILRRFGKDVVAGSWTSLVVDTSGGYRRTRDVESPGITLAYITLDEVDRFTAADCGEVLESAETVAEVVEHLRTLGAVREQ, from the coding sequence ATGGCTAATTCCGCTGCGAAGTCTGCTACTAACTCTGCTGCAAACCCAGCACAGCCGAGCCGCTTCTTCGGCACTGAAATTGAGTACGGCATTTCCAGCCCGGACAACCCGGATGTCAGCCCGATTCTCACCTCCACGCAGGCCGTGCTGGCTTTCGCGCACGAGCAGGAGGAGGGCCTGTCGGGGCGCATCCGCTGGGACTACGCACCGGAGTCGCCATTGCGCGACAGCCGTGGCTTTGACCTGCGCCGCTACCACCAGCCACCGATTGTGGATCCAAACGCCGTCGGCGCTGCAAACCTGCTGGTGCAGAATGGTGCCCGTTTCTACGTCGACCACGCACACCCGGAATACTCCTCACCGGAGACGGCAACTGCCCGCGAAGCGGTCATCGCTGACCGTGCAGGTGACAAGATTATGCTGCGGGCAGCTCAGCTTGCCGCAGAAGCCACCGATGCCGAAGGCAACCCCGGCCCGGTGCTCAAGCTCTACCGCAACAATGTCGATGGCAAGGGTGCCTCGTATGGCGCCCACGAGAACTACCTTTTCTCCCGGGAAACCGAGTTCGATGACATTGTCGCCGGTCTGACACCGTTCTTCGTCACCCGCCAGGTGTTTACGGGCGCTGGTCGCGTCGGTCTGGGCCAGATAGGGCAGGAGTCGGGTTTCCAGATTTCGCAGCGCGCGGACTACATCGAGACTGAAGTCTCGCTGGAGACCACGTTGAACCGCGGCATCATCAACACCCGCGATGAACCACACGCCGACTCCGATCGCTTCCGCCGCCTGCACGTCATCATCGGTGATGCCAACATGAGTGAGGTCGCCACCTTCCTCAAGCTGGGCACCACAGGTTTGGTCATTGATGCCATCGAGGACGGTGTGCGTTTCGACGATCTGCAGCTCCGCAACCCCGTCGAGGCGGTCCATAAGGTCTCCCGAGACCTGACCTGCACCGAGAAGCTGCAGCTGGCGGACCATGTCACCTGGATGTCCGCGGTCGAAATGCAGTACGAGTACCTGCGTCGCGTGGCGAGCTACGACCAGCAAGGCGACGTCGTCAAGCTCTGGCGTGAAGTGCTCGACGTGCTTGCCGACGACCCCCGCAAGGCAGCCCACCTGCTGGATTGGGTGGCGAAATACAACCTCATGGAGGGCTTGCGTACCCGCCTGGGCGCGGGCTGGGATCACCCAAAGTTGGCGTTGATTGATATTCAGTACTCGGATATTGACCCTGGTCGTGGGCTGTACCATGCGCTGGTGCGCCGCGGTTCGATGCGCACGCTCGTGACCGAGGAAGAAGTCGACCGCGCGGTTGAATACGCACCGGAATCTACGCGTGCGTATGTGCGCGGTGGCATTCTGCGCCGCTTTGGCAAGGATGTCGTCGCGGGCAGTTGGACCAGCTTAGTGGTGGACACTTCGGGGGGGTATCGGCGCACTCGTGACGTGGAGTCGCCTGGAATTACGCTGGCCTACATTACGCTGGATGAAGTTGACCGTTTCACTGCCGCTGATTGCGGTGAGGTGTTGGAGTCGGCAGAGACAGTGGCCGAGGTGGTCGAGCATCTGCGTACGCTCGGAGCTGTCCGCGAACAATAG
- the pafA gene encoding Pup--protein ligase has protein sequence MTDQQVPAQALTRRITGIETEFGITLTLDGSRRLGPDEIARYMFRPVIAKYGATNIFTPNAGRMYLDVGSHPEYATAECDSVSQLVAYDRSGEVILNELAERAEAELADEGIGGKVYLLKNNVDTVGNSYGCHENYLVGRELGLKSLSKLLLPFLVTRQLICGAGKIFLPYPTSPYHNDPIQYCFSQRADHVWEGVSSATTRSRPIINTRDEPHADSNRFRRLHVIVGDSNMSETTTALKIGSTQLVLEMIEAGVKLPDFEVANEIKSIRAVSRDMTGKAEIPLRSGETATALQIQREFLDAAAQWLKVREENMVNEDKGIAGAGTSNEEMGRIVELWGRALDAVETGDWSLIEHDIDWAIKYSLMKRYLDRGLTLEDPKLHQIDLAYHDIRPSRGIFRALEARGIASRWITDEQVAEAVRTAPPTTRAKLRGDFLVAAEESSFKTVVDWTHLKISGDDPISTMLSDPFATENDEVSEMIEILTAAKKTSDTLPEN, from the coding sequence GTGACTGACCAGCAGGTACCAGCACAGGCGTTGACCCGACGCATCACCGGCATTGAGACCGAGTTCGGCATCACTCTGACGTTGGATGGCTCGCGTCGCCTGGGGCCGGATGAGATTGCCCGCTACATGTTCCGACCGGTGATCGCCAAGTACGGGGCAACCAACATTTTCACCCCCAATGCTGGTCGTATGTACCTCGATGTCGGAAGCCACCCGGAGTACGCCACCGCTGAGTGCGATTCTGTCTCGCAGCTGGTCGCGTATGACCGCTCGGGCGAGGTCATCTTGAACGAGCTCGCCGAAAGGGCTGAAGCAGAGCTTGCTGACGAGGGCATCGGTGGCAAGGTCTACCTGCTGAAGAACAACGTTGATACCGTCGGTAACTCCTACGGTTGTCACGAAAACTACCTGGTTGGACGTGAACTGGGGCTGAAGTCCCTGTCCAAGCTGCTGCTACCTTTCTTGGTTACGCGACAGCTCATTTGCGGGGCGGGGAAGATTTTCCTGCCGTACCCAACCTCGCCGTATCACAACGATCCGATTCAGTACTGCTTCTCGCAGCGCGCGGATCATGTGTGGGAGGGTGTCTCCAGTGCAACGACGCGCTCCCGACCGATTATTAACACTCGCGATGAGCCACACGCGGACTCCAACCGATTCCGCCGCTTGCACGTCATCGTGGGCGACTCCAACATGAGTGAGACGACGACTGCACTCAAAATTGGCTCCACTCAGTTGGTCCTGGAGATGATTGAAGCTGGCGTGAAGTTGCCGGACTTCGAGGTCGCCAACGAGATCAAGTCCATCCGTGCGGTGAGCCGCGATATGACGGGGAAGGCCGAGATTCCACTGCGCAGTGGCGAAACTGCCACCGCGCTGCAGATTCAGCGCGAGTTCCTGGACGCTGCGGCGCAGTGGCTGAAGGTCCGCGAAGAAAACATGGTCAACGAAGACAAGGGCATTGCCGGTGCCGGCACGTCCAACGAGGAAATGGGCCGCATTGTCGAGCTGTGGGGTCGCGCACTGGATGCCGTGGAAACCGGTGACTGGTCTCTCATTGAGCACGACATTGACTGGGCCATTAAGTACTCGCTAATGAAGCGCTACTTGGACCGCGGTCTGACTCTGGAGGACCCCAAACTTCATCAGATCGACTTGGCCTACCACGACATCCGTCCCAGCCGCGGCATCTTCCGCGCGCTGGAAGCCCGTGGCATTGCCTCGCGGTGGATTACCGATGAGCAGGTCGCTGAGGCAGTCCGCACCGCACCGCCAACTACTCGTGCGAAGCTGCGCGGTGATTTCCTCGTTGCAGCTGAAGAATCCAGTTTCAAGACCGTCGTGGACTGGACACACCTGAAGATCTCCGGCGATGATCCCATCTCCACTATGCTCAGCGACCCCTTTGCCACGGAAAACGATGAGGTCAGCGAGATGATTGAGATTCTGACGGCTGCGAAGAAGACCTCGGATACGCTGCCGGAAAACTAG
- a CDS encoding ubiquitin-like protein Pup, which yields MAGNTQVFGGGSGGGDEEEFGEVAGGGQAQEHVAAADDLLDEIDGLLENNAEEFVRSYVQKGGQ from the coding sequence ATGGCTGGTAACACTCAGGTTTTCGGCGGCGGTTCCGGCGGAGGCGACGAGGAAGAGTTCGGCGAGGTCGCTGGCGGCGGTCAGGCACAGGAGCACGTTGCAGCTGCTGACGACCTGTTGGATGAAATTGATGGTCTGCTGGAGAACAACGCCGAGGAGTTCGTGCGTTCGTACGTCCAGAAGGGCGGCCAGTAA